A part of Thermocrinis albus DSM 14484 genomic DNA contains:
- a CDS encoding amidohydrolase, whose translation MLDLLIKGAYIPQKGKVLDVGVKDGVIIRVEEGIEEEARYTIKAEGKLLFPSFANMHTHISMSLLRGIGADLPLMDWLQKVIWPLESEFVSPQFVRDGALLGIAEAIKSGTTLLMDMYFFEEEIAKVAKEVGIRVGLGFGILDFPTKVAKTQEEYLARAREFARNLKGEDLVFPVLCPHAPYTCGPDTLRKVKALADEEGLYIHIHVSETLHEFQSIKEQYGKTPVAYLDHLGLLAPNLLMAHVVWTEPFERDLIAHRGAKVLHCPESNLKLGSGIAPVSDYLKRGVHVCLGTDGPASNDNLDMLEEMSTMVKLQKGVTGDPGAIDAPTALKVATQMGFQAVNIKAGLIEPGYEADLILVDTSGLHLQPLYDPIAQLVYSAKSSDIDTVVCKGRVLMEKRELKTIDEEEVKFVAKRWKEKILQKIRN comes from the coding sequence ATGCTGGACCTTTTGATAAAAGGAGCTTACATACCTCAGAAAGGAAAGGTTTTGGACGTAGGTGTAAAGGATGGCGTCATCATCCGTGTGGAAGAGGGCATAGAGGAAGAAGCTCGCTACACGATAAAAGCAGAGGGTAAGTTACTGTTTCCTTCCTTCGCCAACATGCATACCCACATCTCCATGAGTCTCCTCAGGGGTATAGGTGCGGATCTTCCTCTCATGGACTGGTTACAGAAGGTCATATGGCCCCTTGAGAGTGAGTTTGTATCTCCCCAGTTTGTGAGAGATGGAGCTCTTTTGGGAATAGCGGAGGCTATAAAATCGGGAACTACTCTCCTTATGGATATGTACTTTTTTGAAGAGGAGATAGCTAAAGTGGCTAAGGAGGTGGGAATAAGGGTAGGGCTTGGGTTTGGTATACTGGATTTTCCCACCAAAGTGGCCAAAACTCAGGAAGAGTATCTGGCAAGAGCCAGGGAGTTTGCCAGAAATCTGAAGGGAGAGGATCTGGTGTTTCCTGTTCTCTGTCCTCATGCCCCTTACACGTGTGGTCCCGACACATTAAGGAAGGTGAAGGCACTGGCGGATGAGGAGGGTCTTTACATCCACATACACGTATCGGAAACACTCCACGAGTTTCAGTCCATAAAAGAACAATACGGGAAAACACCCGTGGCTTATCTGGACCACCTGGGTCTTCTGGCACCAAACCTCCTGATGGCTCATGTGGTTTGGACAGAGCCCTTTGAAAGGGACCTGATAGCTCACAGGGGAGCCAAGGTGCTTCACTGTCCCGAAAGTAATCTCAAGTTAGGGTCGGGTATAGCACCTGTCAGCGATTACCTGAAGAGGGGTGTTCACGTGTGTCTCGGTACAGACGGACCGGCCTCCAACGATAATTTGGACATGTTGGAGGAGATGAGCACCATGGTGAAGTTACAAAAAGGTGTGACGGGAGATCCCGGTGCCATAGATGCTCCCACAGCCCTGAAGGTAGCCACACAGATGGGTTTCCAGGCAGTTAACATAAAGGCCGGTCTCATAGAACCGGGTTACGAGGCGGATCTCATACTGGTAGATACATCAGGCCTACACCTTCAGCCCCTCTACGATCCGATAGCTCAGCTGGTTTACAGTGCGAAATCTTCTGATATAGACACAGTAGTGTGTAAAGGGCGTGTCCTCATGGAGAAGAGGGAGTTGAAAACGATAGACGAGGAGGAGGTGAAGTTTGTGGCAAAAAGATGGAAGGAGAAGATCCTCCAAAAGATCAGAAACTGA